From Glycine soja cultivar W05 chromosome 4, ASM419377v2, whole genome shotgun sequence, the proteins below share one genomic window:
- the LOC114408470 gene encoding guanine nucleotide-binding protein subunit beta-2-like, giving the protein MSVTELKERHLAATETVNSLRERLKERRLSLLDTDIAGYARSQGRSPVTFGPTDLVCCRTLQGHAGKVYSLDWTSEKNRIVSASQDGRLIVWNALTSQKTHAIKLPCAWVMTCAFSPTGQSVACGGLDSVCSLFNLNSPTDRDGNLAVSRMLSGHKGYVSSCQYVPDEDTHLITGSGDQTCVLWDITTGLRTSVFGGEFQSGHTADVLSISINGSNSRMFVSGSCDSTARLWDTRVASRAVQTFHGHQGDVNTVKFFPDGNRFGTGSDDGTCRLFDIRTGHQLQVYHRQHGDNEAAHVTSIAFSMSGRLLFAGYTNGDCYVWDTLLAKVVLNLGSLQNTHEGRISCLGLSADGSALCTGSWDTNLKIWAFGGYRRVN; this is encoded by the exons ATGTCCGTTACGGAGCTGAAGGAGCGTCACTTGGCGGCGACGGAAACCGTCAACAGTCTCAGGGAGCGCTTGAAGGAGAGGCGTCTTTCATTGCTCGATACAGATA ttgCTGGCTACGCCAGGTCTCAAGGAAGATCCCCTGTCACCTTTGGTCCCACCGATCTCGTTTGTTGTAGAACTCTCCAGGGTCATGCGGGAAAG GTGTACTCATTGGATTGGACTTCAGAAAAGAATCGAATTGTTAGTGCATCCCAAGATGGGAGACTGATAGTGTGGAATGCTCTAACAAGCCAGAAAACACATGCCATAAAGCTTCCCTGTGCGTGGGTCATGACCTGTGCTTTCTCCCCAACCGGTCAATCTGTTGCATGTGGGGGCCTTGACAGTGTTTGCTCCCTTTTTAATCTTAATTCCCCCACTGACAGGGATGGGAATCTAGCCGTTTCACGGATGCTTAGTGGACATAAAGGTTATGTTTCCTCTTGTCAGTATGTTCCAGATGAAGATACTCACTTGATTACTGGTTCTGGTGATCAGACATGTGTTTTATGGGATATTACTACTGGCCTTAGAACATCTGTTTTTGGTGGTGAATTTCAGTCTGGACATACTGCAGATGTACTTAG CATTTCCATTAATGGATCCAACTCTAGAATGTTTGTATCTGGTTCTTGTGATTCAACTGCCCGATTGTGGGACACTCGTGTGGCAAGCCGAGCAGTGCAGACATTTCATGGGCACCAGGGGGATGTTAATACTGTCAAATTCTTTCCTGATGGAAATAGATTTGGAACTGGCTCAGATGATGGAACTTGCCGATTGTTTGACATTAGGACCGGCCACCAACTACAAGTATATCATCGGCAACATGGGGACAATGAAGCTGCACATGTGACCTCCATTGCATTCTCCATGTCTGGAAGACTTCTTTTTGCTGGATATACAAATGGTGATTGCTATGTTTGGGACACTTTGTTGGCAAAG GTGGTCTTGAATTTAGGATCTCTTCAAAATACTCATGAGGGCAGGATCAGCTGTTTAGGTTTGTCAGCTGATGGAAGTGCCTTGTGTACAGGAAGTTGGGATACAAACTTAAAG ATATGGGCTTTTGGAGGGTATAGGAGGGTGAATTGA